One window from the genome of Amycolatopsis sp. NBC_01480 encodes:
- the tilS gene encoding tRNA lysidine(34) synthetase TilS, giving the protein MSAVAAVRKAVRDFLGTVELPAELCVAVSGGADSLALAEATANAGRLRQIPTRALVVDHGLQPGSAKVAEEAAARAKQLGVESAEVLTVRVDGRGGPEAAARTARYGALREARGEALVLLGHTLDDQAETVLLGLGRGSGPRSLAGMRPHDPPWGRPLLGITREQTRLACAELGVEPWQDPHNADPRFTRVRLRAEVLPLLEDVLAGGVAPALARTAAQLRDDTEALDTVADRILTRAGGAEGLDVAVLAAEPAALRRRVLRRWLLDSGVRELTDAHLRSVDALIVRWRGQGGVWLPGKLEARRGHGRLSLNGPEPTTRGE; this is encoded by the coding sequence GCGGCGGTTCGCAAGGCGGTGCGGGATTTCCTCGGCACCGTCGAGCTTCCCGCCGAGCTGTGCGTCGCCGTCTCCGGCGGCGCGGACTCACTGGCGCTGGCCGAGGCGACCGCGAACGCCGGACGGCTGCGGCAGATCCCGACGCGCGCCCTCGTCGTCGACCACGGCCTGCAGCCGGGCTCCGCGAAGGTGGCCGAAGAGGCTGCGGCGCGCGCGAAGCAGCTCGGCGTCGAGAGCGCCGAAGTCCTCACCGTCCGCGTAGACGGACGCGGCGGCCCCGAAGCGGCCGCGCGCACCGCGAGGTACGGCGCGCTCCGCGAAGCCCGTGGCGAGGCTCTCGTGTTGCTCGGTCACACCCTCGACGACCAGGCCGAGACCGTCCTGCTGGGCCTCGGCCGCGGCTCCGGTCCGCGGTCGCTCGCAGGGATGCGGCCGCACGACCCGCCGTGGGGACGGCCGCTGCTCGGCATCACCCGCGAGCAGACGCGGCTGGCCTGCGCCGAACTCGGCGTCGAACCGTGGCAGGACCCGCACAACGCCGACCCTCGCTTCACCCGCGTCCGCCTCCGCGCCGAAGTTTTGCCGCTGCTGGAGGACGTCCTCGCCGGCGGGGTCGCCCCCGCGCTGGCCCGCACGGCCGCGCAACTGCGCGACGACACCGAGGCGTTGGACACAGTGGCCGACCGGATCCTCACCCGCGCGGGCGGCGCCGAAGGTCTGGACGTGGCCGTGCTGGCCGCCGAGCCCGCGGCACTGCGGCGGCGGGTTCTCCGCAGGTGGCTGCTGGACTCCGGGGTGCGTGAACTGACCGACGCGCACCTGCGGTCGGTGGACGCGCTCATCGTCCGCTGGCGCGGGCAGGGCGGCGTTTGGCTGCCGGGCAAGTTGGAGGCGCGACGGGGCCATGGCAGGCTCTCGCTGAACGGACCCGAACCCACCACCCGAGGGGAATGA